In the genome of Gemmatimonadota bacterium, the window GCATGGTCCACAGTCGTGCGCGGTACATGGTCGGGTAGACGCCGCGCGTGAAGGGGAACTCGCCGGGATAGCCGAGAGCGGCGTCGTGATCCGGCGCCAGGTCGCCCGGCGTGTACAGCCGCTGGATGGGGATGCCGCTGCCCGTCCGGAACTCCGGCCGCCGCTCCGGCTGGAGGCGGAGCGCTGGCTTGATGGCCTCCCTCTCCCAGCGTTCCTTCTCGCTCAAGACACACGCTTCCGCGAGGCGCGGCCTGGCGTGCTCCGCCCCGGAACGGACTCGAATTCGACCAGTACAGCGCCCTTCTCCACCGCTTGCCCCGGTCGCACGAGCACCCGAGTGACGACGCCGCCGGCCTCGGCCTTGAGTTCATTCTCCATCTTCATGGCCTCGACGATCACCACGCCCTGGCCGGGCTCCACCATCTGACCAGGCTGGACTTCCACCTTCATGACCAGCCCCGGCATCGAGGCGCGGACCGGCTTCGGGCCGGCTGTTGCGCGTGCCTGTCCCGCCAGCGCTCGGATCGCCCGGCTGCGCTCGTCCACTACCTCGGCCTCCAGCCGTTGCCCCGCCAGGTGAAGCGTCCACTCGCCCTTCGCCCCGCCCCGCTGGGCAAGAAAGAGGAGCGAGCGGCCAGACAACAGTAGATGGTGAAGCGCCGTGCCGGCCACGGACGCGAGATCGAGGGCGACCGACTCACCGTCCACGGTCACGCGGTCAGCCAATAGCTCAATCTCGAACGTCCGTCCCCCGACGGTTACGGTGTAGCGCATGTGAGCTGGGCAACGGTTTCGACGCGGGCGGTCTGGGGAAAGGGATCGGCACGCCCCGCCGCAATGCCGGTGATCTCGACGATGGCGCGGTTCTCCTCGAATGAGGATCGGGCAGCGGCCATGGGCGGCGGGCCGCCTCAATCAACGTCGATTTCCTGCCGCTTGCCGGCGCTCTCGTCCAGCCAGCGGAAGGAGCGGATCGATTTGCGGTTCGCCGCCACGTCGCCGAGGGGCAGGTCTCGGGGGAACAGGCGAGCGGTCCAGAGGGGGATGAACTCGCCCGCCGCCTCGAGGAAGTCGCTCAGCCGCTGCTGCATCATGAGTCGCAGAAGCGCCCGCATCACGATCCCACCCTCGAGCCCTACCTCGATCCCGACTGGCCTGGCCAGGGGTGGGACCTGCATGAGCGGCATATCCTCGCCCAGGCTGGCAATCAGCGCGACATGCCTTGTGGGCAGGGCCAGGTGGCGGAGCCGCTCTCGGGTCCCTACCCACTCGACCGACGTCAGGTTGAGCCAGCCCTTGCCCGAACCGAGGTAGGGGACCAGCCCGGTGCCCTCACCAAAGGAGAGGTTGGCCTCGAAGATCGTGTGGTCGCGCAGGAAGACGCGCACCCGGTGGGGAGCCGTCCTCGCAGCGCGAGCCAGCGCAGATTCCGCCAAGGGAGCCCTCATGATGCTGGGCGTTGCGTGGGCATGAGGCAACGGCTTCCCACCGGATTCTATGCCGCGCGGGCCGGGGCGGCAACCGGGCGGCGCTCAAGGCGCCCATCCGCCCTCGTCGGCGGCCTGACGCCAGCCCCGCTCGCGCCAATCACCTGCCGGGCCCTCCCGTGCCATGCGCTGCAGGCCACGCCGCTCGCGCTGCTGCTCTTCCAGGAGCGCGGCGGCCAGGGCACCTGCGCGGAGCACGTCCTCCTGAGTGGGCCGGGCGAGCACCCCGGGGTGCCTTTCCAGGTAGCGGATATCCATGTTTCCGGCGCGGAAGTCCGGTTCCTCCATGACCCGGCGGTGGAACGGCGTGCTCGTCTCGACGCCGACAATGCGCAGTTCGGCGAGCGCGCGGCGCATGCGCTCAATGGCCAGGGCCCGCGTTGGCGCATGCACGACCAGCTTCCCCAACAGCGGGTCGTAGTAGAGCGAGACCTCATACGCCTGCGTGATCCCGCCGTCCCAGCGCACGCCCGGCCCGGCGGGCAACTGGAGCAGCTCGATGCGTCCGGTGGAGGGCAGGAAGCCCTGCAGCGGATCTTCGCTCGTGATACGACACTCGATCGCGTGGCCGGCCCACTCGATGTCCTGCTGCCGGAACGGGATCCTCTCGCCTGCCGCGATCCGGAGCTGCCACTGCACCAGGTCGACCCCTGTCACCAGCTCGGTCACCGGGTGCTCGACCTGGATGCGCGTGTTCATTTCCAGGAAGTAGAAGGCGCCCTCCTGCACCAGAAACTCGACGGTGCCGGCATTGCGGTAGCCCACGGCTTCGGCGGCCGCGATGGCGGCCTGCCCCATACGCTGGCGCAGCTCAGGAGAAAGGACGGGGGACGGGGCCTCCTCGATCAGCTTTTGATGGCGCCGCTGGATCGAGCATTCCCGCTCGCCCAGGTGCACCGTGTGGCCTTGCGCATCGGCCAGCACCTGGATCTCGATGTGCCGCGGGAATTCGAGCAGCTTCTCCAGGTAGACGGCTGCATCGCCGAAGGCGGAGACCGCCTCGCGCCGCGCTGCGGCCAAGGCGCGAGGCAGCTCCGCCGGCCCGTGCACCACGCGCATCCCTTTCCCCCCGCCGCCCGCCACCGCCTTAAGCAGCACGGGGTAACCCAGCTCGAGAGCCGCAGCGGCCGCCGCCGCCGCGGTCTCCAGCGGCTCCACTCCCCCCGGTACGACCGGCACCCCAGCCGCAATCATGCGGCGTCGCGCTTCCGTCTTGTCTCCCATGGCCGCGACGGAGGATGCGGAGGGACCGATGAACACCAGGCCGGCAGCCTCGACGGCCGCGGCAAACTCGGCGCGTTCGGCCAGGAAGCCGTACCCCGGGTGTACCGCCTCTGCCCCGCAACGGAGGGCCACCTCGAGGAGCCGCTCCGTTCGCAGGTAGCTCTCGGCCGACGGGGCGGGGCCGATCAGATAGGCTTCATCGGCTTCGAGCACGTGGGGCGAGAGCCGATCCGCCTCCGAGTAAACGGCCACAGGCTGGACACCCAGCTCACGGCAAGCGCGGATGATGCGCAACGCGATCTCGCCGCGGTTTGCGACCAGCAGCTTGGTGAACACGCTACTCCTCGATGCTCACGAAACCGGGCCTTCCGGCTCGTCCCCCACCGCTGGCCGCCGGCCGAGCTCCAGGCGGAACCGCTCGAACAGCCAGTCCAGGAAGAACTTGGCGAAGTCCCGGTCATCCGTGACCCGCTTGTAG includes:
- a CDS encoding biotin/lipoyl-binding protein, with the protein product MRYTVTVGGRTFEIELLADRVTVDGESVALDLASVAGTALHHLLLSGRSLLFLAQRGGAKGEWTLHLAGQRLEAEVVDERSRAIRALAGQARATAGPKPVRASMPGLVMKVEVQPGQMVEPGQGVVIVEAMKMENELKAEAGGVVTRVLVRPGQAVEKGAVLVEFESVPGRSTPGRASRKRVS
- a CDS encoding acetyl-CoA carboxylase biotin carboxylase subunit is translated as MFTKLLVANRGEIALRIIRACRELGVQPVAVYSEADRLSPHVLEADEAYLIGPAPSAESYLRTERLLEVALRCGAEAVHPGYGFLAERAEFAAAVEAAGLVFIGPSASSVAAMGDKTEARRRMIAAGVPVVPGGVEPLETAAAAAAAALELGYPVLLKAVAGGGGKGMRVVHGPAELPRALAAARREAVSAFGDAAVYLEKLLEFPRHIEIQVLADAQGHTVHLGERECSIQRRHQKLIEEAPSPVLSPELRQRMGQAAIAAAEAVGYRNAGTVEFLVQEGAFYFLEMNTRIQVEHPVTELVTGVDLVQWQLRIAAGERIPFRQQDIEWAGHAIECRITSEDPLQGFLPSTGRIELLQLPAGPGVRWDGGITQAYEVSLYYDPLLGKLVVHAPTRALAIERMRRALAELRIVGVETSTPFHRRVMEEPDFRAGNMDIRYLERHPGVLARPTQEDVLRAGALAAALLEEQQRERRGLQRMAREGPAGDWRERGWRQAADEGGWAP